A portion of the Candidatus Pristimantibacillus lignocellulolyticus genome contains these proteins:
- the mscL gene encoding large-conductance mechanosensitive channel protein MscL, with the protein MKILQEFREFAVKGNVIDLAVGVIIGGAFGKIVTSLVNDIIMPPVGALLGNMDFKELKLPIGKAVDGETGTQVYMNYGSFINTLIDFIIVALCIFFMVKGINHLRKITEKEKVAEVATPTEKECPHCLSQVPIKATRCKHCTSHLVNSTINE; encoded by the coding sequence ATGAAGATTTTACAAGAGTTCAGGGAATTTGCGGTAAAGGGGAATGTTATTGATCTAGCAGTCGGTGTTATTATTGGTGGAGCGTTCGGTAAAATTGTTACGTCACTCGTTAATGATATTATTATGCCTCCAGTAGGTGCTCTTCTAGGCAATATGGATTTCAAGGAGTTAAAGCTTCCTATCGGTAAAGCGGTTGATGGGGAAACAGGTACACAAGTATATATGAATTATGGATCTTTTATTAATACTTTAATTGACTTTATAATCGTTGCACTTTGTATATTCTTTATGGTTAAAGGTATTAATCATTTGCGTAAAATAACAGAAAAAGAAAAAGTAGCAGAAGTAGCTACTCCAACAGAAAAAGAATGTCCACATTGCCTATCACAAGTTCCAATTAAAGCGACTCGTTGCAAACACTGCACATCTCACCTTGTAAATTCTACGATTAATGAGTAG
- a CDS encoding HD domain-containing protein, translating to MHSRRLVLFLLGMSMVIPILFYIWISSLGLSNPSSTISSLIVVIAIVAILAIVISVAIGIVAQKVRNIKLIFVSLAYASLAAMVLLHGLALPELLNENLQNSYIYAQLSLVLSSAWLWLSSLSADHRLVRWLTTKKSFLLPTWCAILVAVGILIWIFPDHHYLNFMYSEFGKRLITIGILLFNTWTVYRHLITYMASRFSIQLAIMYSTGWMNTAQIVLITTSPSNLGWWVYHILLFLSVIAVTLMIIGELKHAESLSVSVKRLYRADPDSWIQTYLTASVKDLVLKTESKDAYTAGHNYRVTVYALKLGEELGLSSAQLRSIAQGGLVHDVGKLHIPDYVLNKPGKLTDIERQLIEKHPVDGYNMCKRLGFMIEELAIIRSHHEKWNGSGYPDRLVGEDIPLLARVTAVADVYDALTSSRSYRKAMSHEQAMHIIIEESGIHFDPKCIEAWKKIVEEEKEFFGQMLSNNMGMKEVLT from the coding sequence GTGCATTCAAGAAGGTTAGTGTTGTTTCTCTTAGGAATGTCAATGGTTATTCCTATACTATTTTATATTTGGATAAGTTCACTTGGACTCTCAAATCCATCATCGACTATCTCTTCATTAATTGTAGTTATAGCGATAGTTGCTATATTGGCTATCGTTATATCTGTAGCTATAGGGATAGTAGCTCAAAAAGTAAGAAATATAAAATTAATATTTGTGTCGCTAGCGTATGCATCATTGGCAGCAATGGTATTATTGCACGGACTTGCACTACCAGAATTGCTTAATGAGAATTTACAAAATAGTTATATTTATGCTCAGTTAAGTTTAGTTCTCTCATCGGCGTGGTTATGGCTAAGTTCATTGTCAGCTGATCATCGTTTAGTTCGATGGCTAACAACGAAAAAGTCATTTTTATTGCCAACCTGGTGTGCAATATTAGTTGCGGTAGGAATATTAATCTGGATTTTCCCAGATCATCATTATCTAAACTTTATGTATAGTGAATTTGGTAAACGCCTCATTACAATAGGGATTCTATTGTTCAATACTTGGACAGTATATCGCCATCTCATAACATATATGGCTTCTAGATTTTCAATTCAGTTAGCAATTATGTATAGCACTGGTTGGATGAATACTGCTCAAATTGTACTAATAACAACATCACCGAGTAATTTGGGGTGGTGGGTGTATCATATCTTATTATTCCTTTCCGTTATTGCAGTAACACTAATGATAATTGGAGAATTGAAGCATGCTGAGTCATTATCAGTATCAGTAAAACGCTTATATCGAGCAGATCCTGATAGTTGGATTCAGACATATTTGACAGCAAGCGTGAAAGATTTAGTTCTGAAAACAGAATCTAAAGATGCTTATACAGCAGGTCATAATTATCGAGTTACTGTATATGCATTAAAACTAGGGGAAGAGTTAGGACTTTCTTCTGCGCAGTTGAGATCTATTGCACAAGGTGGGCTTGTCCACGACGTAGGAAAATTACATATCCCTGACTATGTATTGAATAAGCCAGGAAAATTAACGGATATAGAAAGACAACTTATCGAAAAACATCCAGTAGATGGATATAATATGTGTAAGCGATTAGGATTCATGATTGAAGAATTAGCTATTATTAGGTCTCATCATGAGAAATGGAATGGAAGTGGATATCCTGATCGACTAGTTGGTGAAGATATTCCACTTCTTGCTAGAGTAACTGCAGTCGCAGATGTATATGATGCGTTAACATCTTCTCGTTCCTACCGAAAAGCAATGTCTCATGAACAGGCTATGCATATTATAATTGAAGAGAGCGGGATTCATTTCGATCCAAAATGTATTGAAGCTTGGAAGAAGATTGTTGAAGAAGAAAAAGAATTTTTTGGACAGATGTTATCTAATAATATGGGAATGAAAGAAGTTTTAACTTAA
- the ilvA gene encoding threonine ammonia-lyase IlvA, producing the protein MNTWDDSNVKIQLEEIVQAHMHLKDVITHTPLQYNRVLSQRYNCEVYLKREDLQIIRSFKIRGAYHLIRSLSEQEGLVGVICASAGNHAQGVAYSCHTLGIKGKIYMPSTTPNQKVKQVQFFGGNNVEIILKGDTFDDAYNEAMIECERSGYAFVHPFDDRMIIAGNGTVGQEILNDIEHSPDFVFVTVGGGGLAAGVSSYVKSISPSTKMIGVEPEGAASLQLALSQNEVVTLPQVDKFVDGAAVKRVGDHTFAICRELLDDVISVNEGKVCTTIIDLYNENAIVAEPAGALTIASLEQYSEHIKGKTVVCVVSGGNNDIDRMQEIKERSLIYEGYKHYFMLNFPQRAGALREFLDQVLGPNDDITRFEYTKKSNKDNGPALVGIELKYREDYISLIERMQTKGYHFVELNKDPGLFNILI; encoded by the coding sequence AAAGATGTTATCACTCACACGCCACTTCAATATAACCGTGTATTATCACAGCGCTATAACTGCGAGGTTTACTTAAAACGTGAAGATTTACAAATTATTCGTTCATTCAAAATCCGTGGAGCCTATCATCTTATTCGTTCCTTATCAGAACAAGAAGGGCTAGTTGGAGTGATCTGTGCTAGCGCTGGTAATCATGCGCAAGGTGTTGCTTATTCTTGTCATACGCTAGGAATTAAAGGGAAAATCTATATGCCTAGCACTACTCCTAATCAAAAAGTAAAACAAGTACAATTTTTTGGCGGTAATAATGTAGAAATTATACTAAAAGGTGACACATTTGACGATGCTTATAATGAAGCAATGATTGAATGTGAACGTAGTGGATACGCCTTTGTTCATCCTTTCGATGATCGTATGATTATTGCAGGTAATGGTACCGTTGGTCAAGAAATACTGAATGACATCGAGCATAGCCCCGATTTTGTTTTCGTAACAGTCGGTGGTGGCGGTCTTGCAGCAGGGGTGAGCTCATATGTGAAGAGCATCTCCCCTTCTACGAAAATGATCGGTGTTGAACCCGAAGGTGCAGCATCCTTGCAACTAGCATTATCTCAGAATGAAGTCGTGACCTTACCACAAGTTGATAAATTCGTCGATGGCGCTGCTGTAAAACGTGTAGGTGATCATACTTTTGCAATCTGTAGGGAACTACTCGATGATGTTATTTCAGTTAATGAAGGTAAAGTGTGTACAACCATTATAGATCTATACAACGAAAATGCGATTGTTGCAGAACCTGCAGGTGCGCTTACGATTGCTTCTTTAGAGCAATATAGTGAGCATATTAAAGGTAAAACCGTTGTTTGTGTCGTCAGTGGTGGAAATAATGATATAGATCGAATGCAAGAAATTAAAGAACGATCCCTTATATATGAAGGCTATAAACACTATTTCATGCTCAACTTCCCACAACGAGCAGGAGCGCTTAGAGAATTTTTAGATCAAGTACTTGGACCTAATGATGATATTACAAGATTTGAATATACGAAAAAATCTAATAAAGATAACGGCCCTGCACTTGTTGGTATAGAATTGAAATACCGTGAAGATTATATTTCATTAATCGAGCGAATGCAGACTAAGGGCTATCATTTTGTTGAACTCAACAAAGATCCTGGCTTATTCAATATACTTATTTGA
- a CDS encoding response regulator transcription factor: MYKVLIIEDDVMMNNMLSMYLTEEGYEVQQAFNGTTGLHTASHFSPHIILLDLILPDINGIAICSEIRLTSNVPIMILSMKSEVSERVLALKAGADDYLCKPFSMHELTARVEALIRRSIQTIDQLVNSSRMEVAVDGDTNAIRLDHERRLLIVREEPVETTFSEYEIMRLFLSTPNKVFSREELISTLRGFDSFVTDRSIDVHIVNLRKKIEQNPREPKLIKTVWGFGYKYSPTS; this comes from the coding sequence ATGTATAAGGTTCTTATTATTGAAGATGACGTTATGATGAATAACATGTTGTCTATGTACTTAACCGAAGAAGGTTATGAAGTACAACAAGCTTTCAATGGGACAACAGGTTTGCATACGGCATCTCACTTTAGTCCACATATTATTTTATTAGACCTTATTTTGCCGGATATTAATGGTATTGCAATCTGTTCAGAAATACGATTGACTTCTAACGTGCCGATTATGATACTATCCATGAAAAGTGAAGTTTCTGAACGAGTTCTAGCTTTAAAAGCTGGGGCAGATGATTATTTATGTAAGCCGTTCAGTATGCACGAATTAACAGCACGAGTGGAAGCACTTATCCGTCGCTCGATTCAAACAATCGATCAACTAGTTAATAGTAGTCGAATGGAAGTAGCTGTCGATGGAGATACCAATGCTATCCGACTTGATCATGAGCGTCGTCTCCTTATTGTGCGTGAAGAGCCTGTCGAAACAACATTCTCTGAATATGAAATTATGAGACTGTTTTTGTCTACACCTAATAAAGTGTTTAGTAGAGAAGAATTAATAAGTACGTTAAGGGGTTTTGATTCATTTGTAACGGATCGTTCTATCGATGTACATATTGTTAATTTACGAAAGAAGATAGAACAAAATCCAAGAGAACCAAAGCTTATCAAAACAGTATGGGGATTTGGTTACAAGTATTCCCCTACATCTTAA
- a CDS encoding TVP38/TMEM64 family protein — protein MTLEQIEQFLESLSNLGPLPGILVPFFEAFLPFLPLIVIIAANVNIYGFGFGMLFSWLGIMGGAISIFLICRKYGNKLGDRLKRRYPSSRKIFGWVEHKGFTPLFLLSCFPFTPSVLITIVAGLSKLPFHTFLVSFALGKAMMILFIGLISFDISNLFEAPWRIVASVIGIIVLWFGGKKLEKRYNSKT, from the coding sequence ATGACCTTAGAGCAAATCGAACAATTTTTAGAAAGTCTTTCTAACCTAGGTCCTTTACCAGGAATTCTAGTTCCTTTCTTTGAAGCATTTTTGCCTTTTCTGCCGTTAATCGTAATTATTGCAGCTAATGTCAATATCTATGGCTTTGGTTTCGGAATGTTGTTCTCTTGGCTCGGTATTATGGGAGGCGCAATTTCAATTTTTCTAATTTGTCGTAAGTATGGCAATAAACTCGGCGATCGTTTGAAGCGTCGATATCCTTCTTCACGGAAAATTTTCGGATGGGTAGAACATAAAGGTTTCACACCGTTATTTCTATTGTCATGTTTTCCATTTACGCCATCAGTTTTAATAACGATCGTTGCAGGGCTTAGTAAATTACCTTTCCATACGTTTCTCGTCTCATTTGCATTAGGCAAAGCTATGATGATATTATTTATCGGATTAATCAGCTTTGATATCTCTAATCTCTTCGAAGCACCTTGGCGTATCGTTGCCTCTGTTATTGGAATAATCGTTCTTTGGTTTGGTGGTAAAAAACTAGAAAAACGCTATAACTCAAAAACGTAA
- a CDS encoding NUDIX domain-containing protein yields the protein MSSTEWFDIYDEQLRSLGRATRSETHTNGYWHRTFHCWIYEQRDNEIYIAFQQRQVGKDTNPLCYDITVAGHLTAGEQLQDAVREIAEEVGLLVKFKDLHHMMQVREEAAGEVHGKQYIDREISDVFALQSPRPLSTWKFQVEEVLAVYEAPLTGLRRLFLGQIEQLEVSGYIQSQTSVLPSLQAHTTVIMKDQFVPRPHQYYLQVFDTIEAIK from the coding sequence ATGAGTAGTACGGAATGGTTTGATATTTATGATGAACAGTTGAGATCGCTGGGACGTGCTACACGAAGCGAGACGCATACCAATGGTTATTGGCATCGAACGTTTCATTGTTGGATCTATGAGCAACGTGATAATGAAATCTATATTGCATTTCAACAACGCCAAGTAGGAAAAGATACGAATCCTCTATGCTACGACATTACTGTAGCAGGACATTTAACAGCAGGGGAACAACTTCAAGATGCTGTTCGTGAAATAGCAGAAGAAGTTGGACTTCTCGTCAAGTTTAAAGATCTACATCATATGATGCAAGTTAGAGAAGAAGCAGCTGGTGAGGTTCACGGTAAACAGTATATCGATCGAGAAATTAGTGATGTATTTGCTCTACAATCTCCAAGACCTCTGTCAACTTGGAAGTTTCAAGTTGAAGAAGTACTAGCCGTTTACGAAGCTCCGCTTACAGGGTTACGCCGATTATTTCTTGGACAAATTGAGCAGTTAGAAGTATCAGGCTACATACAGTCACAAACGTCGGTGCTTCCATCATTACAAGCACATACAACTGTAATTATGAAAGATCAATTTGTTCCACGTCCACACCAATATTATTTGCAAGTGTTCGATACGATTGAAGCAATCAAATAA
- a CDS encoding response regulator: MNGLSLRTKGIIIIVIISLVPLLIAGLYNYYTVKQDMIQTEIDKVMMKQESRSFVTNAWINTRIAEVMVMSRNVAMQSGQVDEIKKYLYNEQRKNQFYYDEIGFFDVNGNVTALKEAPKKFKDLSVFYPVLDGQVVTTDPYLSIITHDLQSYIAAPVYDYDNKIIGAMYASYKFRNANYVESLLVDDGDTYLYNNKGHLLFENDSGSIDAATMEKLKFKLQIITVSQNANTSGNMHYKVNGHSFILFYQYIKDTNWIIIEVMDTERLQEIAAPTLWRILVTISLAVIIIALLFYIYFESIITRLQDILRVTKLAAEGSFDGEHLDAYSRDEIGNLANSVNGMMGRLHVMFNRLDAVINQNKSPVVVMDERYYITYINKATEDLIGYTSEEVVGKVTPLFFMDLEEVKVRAEKLSEQLGRTIQPGVELFIELRKNYPSYDFELSIFRRDGKKIPVYNRSSSLTDRNGKLTGIIAILTDLSEQRAVENVRNRLQLIVESAMDLIASVDRLGHLIYINEAGKKILGIDHNEWEMQSISKYLPSHLYRILVKGCIRARKQGYFETDAQFYNSNGRRINVSIGIVAHRDSLNGDLMYSCISRDITEQVEIQQKLVQATESAEEASRAKSNFLALMSHEIRTPLNGIIGLSQLLQKTELDALQREYANRMKDSSDMLLNIVTGILDFSKLEVNMIEPDLTEFQLQVVINHLADQLSVFLGGKDQFEFKIDVAPQIPVHMLGDSLRLEQILSNLCVNAIKFTKHGIVELNIEMVEETTEHFLLKFSVKDTGIGMSKDQLEYLFTPFTQADSSTTRKYGGTGLGLVISRDLVQLLGGQLLVESEFGVGSSFTFELPFMRVDQQHADKELANDHLSDGLVWIVEDSDTMAEYWNQLLVSQQYSSMRMRTWKQAYYRLRRLGKGAYPTIILLDMEMNDMYGMETWIDFYNEASSKGISIIAITTAYGREELLLLGSDQQPERILTKPVTAMRFIEAIHSNMDEKVELQLTKTRVVTDEESHTIDETIKVLLAEDNKVNQLVAVEMLKYCHCNVTVANNGIEAIASLLEEDFDLVLMDIHMPEMDGMEAVRQIRNNAKYNELPIIALTANVLVSDHEQYLQMGMNAVVTKPISMEQLKQIIYSYTPSSSLVAVTSETEQASFEQNHIMQQLLLLTVVKADIAIERLNGKVNIYIHMLEQFIEDYLDFALRMRNFLELEQYEEISRALHTLKGSSSYLEAQEINKLAVVGETLLKEKAYSKLPGCIEMIDYEMLLFEKQVRKVLSILNNI; encoded by the coding sequence ATGAATGGATTATCCCTAAGAACAAAAGGTATTATCATTATCGTTATCATTTCACTAGTACCGCTATTGATTGCAGGCCTTTATAATTATTATACTGTTAAGCAGGATATGATCCAGACGGAAATTGATAAAGTAATGATGAAACAAGAAAGTCGCTCGTTTGTAACGAATGCTTGGATTAATACTCGTATTGCAGAAGTAATGGTGATGAGTCGTAATGTCGCAATGCAATCAGGGCAAGTCGATGAGATAAAAAAATACTTATATAATGAACAACGGAAAAACCAATTTTATTATGATGAGATTGGTTTTTTTGACGTAAATGGAAACGTTACTGCTTTGAAAGAAGCACCGAAAAAATTTAAAGATTTATCCGTTTTTTATCCCGTGCTTGATGGGCAAGTTGTAACTACTGATCCGTATCTGTCTATAATAACACACGATTTGCAAAGCTATATTGCTGCACCTGTGTATGATTATGACAACAAAATTATTGGAGCGATGTATGCTTCCTATAAATTCCGTAACGCTAATTATGTAGAATCATTACTAGTGGATGACGGTGATACGTATTTATACAATAATAAAGGTCATCTACTATTTGAAAATGATTCAGGGTCAATTGATGCAGCAACAATGGAAAAATTAAAATTCAAACTTCAGATTATAACAGTAAGTCAAAATGCAAATACTTCAGGAAATATGCATTATAAGGTTAATGGACATTCTTTTATATTATTCTATCAATATATTAAAGATACCAATTGGATCATTATTGAAGTGATGGATACTGAGAGATTACAGGAGATCGCTGCACCAACATTATGGAGAATACTTGTTACGATTAGTTTAGCAGTTATTATTATTGCCCTCTTATTTTATATTTATTTTGAGTCTATAATTACTCGTCTACAAGATATATTGCGTGTGACAAAACTAGCTGCCGAAGGATCATTCGATGGCGAACATCTTGATGCATATAGTAGAGATGAGATTGGAAACTTGGCTAATTCTGTAAATGGTATGATGGGTCGATTACATGTCATGTTTAATCGGCTAGATGCAGTTATCAATCAGAATAAAAGTCCAGTAGTCGTAATGGATGAAAGATATTATATTACTTACATTAATAAGGCTACGGAAGATCTAATAGGTTATACGAGTGAAGAAGTTGTGGGGAAAGTTACACCACTATTTTTTATGGATTTGGAAGAAGTGAAAGTTAGAGCAGAGAAACTTTCTGAGCAACTAGGTAGAACTATACAACCTGGAGTGGAACTTTTTATTGAGTTGCGTAAAAACTATCCTAGCTACGATTTTGAATTATCTATATTTAGAAGAGATGGAAAGAAAATTCCAGTATACAATCGTTCCAGTAGTTTGACCGATAGAAATGGTAAATTAACAGGGATTATTGCCATATTAACTGATCTTTCAGAACAAAGAGCAGTTGAAAATGTGAGAAATCGCCTGCAACTTATTGTAGAATCCGCAATGGATCTGATCGCTTCTGTCGATCGACTTGGACATCTAATCTATATTAATGAAGCAGGTAAAAAAATATTAGGAATCGATCATAACGAATGGGAAATGCAATCTATCTCGAAATATTTGCCTAGTCATCTATATCGAATATTAGTAAAAGGTTGCATAAGGGCAAGAAAACAGGGATATTTTGAAACAGATGCTCAATTCTATAACAGTAATGGTAGACGTATTAATGTTTCGATCGGCATAGTGGCGCATCGAGATTCATTGAATGGAGACCTCATGTATTCCTGTATTTCTCGTGACATTACAGAGCAAGTGGAAATTCAACAAAAACTTGTACAAGCAACAGAGTCTGCCGAAGAAGCTAGTAGAGCTAAAAGTAACTTCCTAGCGCTAATGAGTCATGAGATTAGAACGCCGTTGAACGGTATTATCGGCTTGTCACAGTTGCTACAAAAAACAGAATTAGATGCCTTGCAACGTGAATATGCTAATCGAATGAAAGACTCATCTGATATGTTATTAAATATCGTTACTGGAATTTTAGATTTTTCTAAGTTAGAAGTGAATATGATTGAACCTGACCTAACTGAATTCCAATTACAAGTTGTTATAAATCATCTGGCTGATCAATTAAGTGTATTTCTAGGTGGGAAAGATCAATTTGAATTCAAAATAGATGTTGCACCACAAATTCCAGTTCATATGTTAGGTGATTCATTACGATTAGAACAGATTCTATCTAATCTTTGCGTCAATGCTATTAAATTTACAAAGCATGGAATCGTTGAGTTAAATATTGAAATGGTAGAGGAAACAACGGAGCATTTCTTGCTGAAATTTTCTGTGAAAGATACTGGTATTGGAATGAGTAAAGATCAATTAGAATACTTGTTCACACCATTTACGCAAGCAGATTCCTCTACGACAAGGAAATATGGTGGTACTGGATTAGGTTTAGTTATATCTCGTGACCTAGTTCAGTTGTTAGGAGGACAATTATTAGTTGAAAGTGAATTTGGAGTTGGAAGTAGCTTTACTTTCGAACTGCCATTTATGAGAGTAGATCAGCAACACGCGGATAAAGAGTTAGCGAATGATCATTTATCAGATGGGTTAGTATGGATTGTTGAAGATAGTGATACTATGGCTGAGTATTGGAATCAACTGCTAGTATCGCAACAATATTCATCGATGAGAATGAGAACATGGAAACAAGCCTATTATAGATTGCGACGATTAGGTAAAGGGGCTTATCCAACAATTATTTTGCTTGATATGGAAATGAATGATATGTACGGCATGGAAACATGGATAGATTTTTATAATGAGGCGTCAAGTAAAGGGATTTCTATTATCGCCATTACAACAGCATATGGTCGGGAAGAATTACTATTGTTAGGAAGCGACCAACAGCCTGAACGCATACTAACGAAGCCAGTAACGGCAATGCGTTTTATTGAGGCGATCCATTCAAATATGGATGAGAAAGTAGAGCTGCAATTAACCAAAACAAGAGTTGTCACAGATGAAGAATCACATACAATTGACGAGACAATTAAAGTTTTACTTGCAGAAGATAATAAAGTGAATCAATTAGTTGCAGTAGAAATGCTGAAATATTGTCATTGTAATGTGACAGTTGCGAATAACGGGATAGAGGCGATTGCAAGCTTGCTAGAAGAAGATTTTGATCTTGTACTTATGGATATTCATATGCCTGAAATGGATGGTATGGAGGCTGTAAGACAAATAAGAAATAACGCTAAATATAACGAACTACCTATTATTGCACTTACTGCTAATGTTTTAGTTTCTGATCATGAACAGTATTTGCAGATGGGAATGAATGCGGTTGTTACCAAACCGATTTCAATGGAGCAACTAAAACAAATTATTTATAGCTATACTCCATCCTCTTCTCTAGTAGCCGTAACTAGTGAAACTGAACAGGCGTCTTTTGAACAGAATCATATCATGCAACAATTACTGTTACTCACTGTGGTAAAAGCTGATATAGCCATAGAGCGATTGAATGGTAAAGTGAATATATATATTCATATGTTAGAACAATTTATTGAAGATTATTTAGACTTTGCTTTGCGTATGAGAAACTTCCTAGAGTTAGAACAATATGAAGAAATAAGTAGAGCACTGCATACATTAAAAGGTTCATCTAGTTATTTGGAAGCACAAGAAATAAATAAGCTTGCTGTAGTAGGTGAAACATTATTAAAAGAGAAAGCTTATAGTAAACTACCAGGTTGCATTGAAATGATAGACTATGAAATGTTACTTTTCGAGAAACAAGTGAGAAAAGTGTTAAGTATTCTTAATAATATTTAA
- a CDS encoding conjugal transfer protein TraX has protein sequence MQWIAMLTMLIDHIGAVFFPNELMLRIIGRLSFPIYTYLMVVGYHRTSNFSKYVLRLGLLAIISQLPYTLTFDVLRFNVIATLLVCLLTLKILDMKKIHLAIRVFLAVGSLVLLEIVSFDYGAYALVLMLIYRYFTSSVMFIVQFIAEIIFMVYHSWLIQFISMIVTYTIAFHPNIIQKLSHWRAPNWIWRSFYPLHLTIIAMINLYITLLD, from the coding sequence ATGCAATGGATCGCCATGCTCACCATGCTCATCGACCATATCGGAGCAGTCTTTTTCCCTAATGAGCTAATGCTTAGAATAATAGGTCGTCTTTCTTTTCCTATTTACACTTACCTCATGGTTGTCGGCTATCACCGAACGAGTAACTTTTCAAAGTATGTATTACGATTAGGCTTACTCGCGATTATTTCTCAACTTCCATATACACTTACATTTGATGTATTACGTTTTAATGTAATCGCTACTTTATTAGTCTGTCTCCTTACGTTGAAAATACTAGATATGAAGAAAATTCATCTAGCTATTAGAGTTTTCTTAGCAGTCGGTAGTCTCGTTCTACTAGAAATTGTTTCTTTTGATTATGGTGCCTATGCATTAGTTCTAATGTTAATCTATCGTTATTTCACATCTTCGGTAATGTTCATTGTTCAATTTATCGCTGAGATCATATTTATGGTATATCATTCATGGTTAATACAATTTATCAGTATGATCGTCACCTATACAATAGCTTTCCATCCTAATATAATTCAAAAATTAAGCCATTGGCGTGCTCCAAATTGGATATGGAGAAGCTTTTATCCTCTTCATCTCACCATTATCGCAATGATAAATTTGTACATTACTTTGTTAGATTAG